In Rhodothermales bacterium, the following proteins share a genomic window:
- the murQ gene encoding N-acetylmuramic acid 6-phosphate etherase, with product MPDDSTRTNASHLFNELRNLATEQRNPRSMGIDAASIPEILAIMNDDDHLVPAAVKTELPWIAEAVELVVQAFRSGGRLFYAGAGTSGRLGILDASECPPTFGSPPEMVQGLIAGGLPAVFKSQEGAEDLEESGRKALDEAGVRAGDVVCGIAASRRTPYVIGAVKHARTLGAKTLFVTCTPRSAFNVDVDVAICPVVGPEIVMGSTRLKSGTAQKLVLNMITTAAFIRMGKVYENMMVDLQMTNAKLVERSKRTVMTVTDLDYAGATEVLEAAGGHVKTALVMHLAEVDRKEAESRLAAAAGFVRPAVAGQSYSPEA from the coding sequence ATGCCCGACGACTCCACCCGCACGAACGCGTCCCATCTGTTCAACGAGCTCCGGAATCTGGCCACGGAACAGCGGAATCCGCGGTCCATGGGGATAGATGCGGCATCCATCCCGGAAATCCTGGCCATCATGAACGATGATGACCATCTGGTACCGGCAGCCGTGAAGACGGAGCTGCCCTGGATTGCGGAGGCCGTTGAACTGGTCGTACAGGCGTTTCGATCGGGCGGACGGCTGTTCTATGCCGGAGCGGGCACGAGTGGGCGGCTGGGCATCCTGGATGCATCGGAGTGCCCCCCGACCTTCGGAAGCCCCCCGGAAATGGTCCAGGGGCTGATTGCGGGCGGCCTGCCTGCGGTGTTCAAGTCCCAGGAGGGCGCCGAGGACCTGGAGGAAAGTGGTCGCAAGGCGCTGGACGAGGCCGGCGTCCGTGCCGGCGACGTGGTCTGCGGCATTGCAGCCAGTCGGCGCACGCCCTACGTCATCGGGGCCGTGAAGCATGCCCGCACGCTCGGCGCCAAGACCCTCTTCGTGACGTGCACGCCCCGGAGCGCGTTCAATGTGGACGTGGATGTGGCCATCTGCCCGGTGGTGGGCCCCGAAATCGTTATGGGCTCCACGCGCCTGAAAAGTGGAACGGCCCAGAAACTGGTCCTGAACATGATTACGACGGCCGCCTTCATCCGCATGGGCAAGGTGTACGAGAACATGATGGTGGACCTGCAAATGACCAACGCCAAGCTTGTGGAGCGCTCCAAGCGGACGGTCATGACCGTCACCGACCTGGACTACGCCGGGGCCACCGAGGTGCTGGAGGCCGCTGGCGGGCACGTCAAGACCGCCCTGGTCATGCATCTGGCGGAGGTGGACCGCAAGGAGGCCGAGAGCCGTTTGGCGGCCGCCGCCGGGTTCGTGCGCCCTGCGGTTGCCGGTCAATCCTATTCACCCGAAGCGTAA
- a CDS encoding HigA family addiction module antitoxin — protein sequence MVPLKLRSPTITDMTRLPSNRPPTHPGEMLLEEFLNPLGMTQVELAEKIEVSYPRVNQIVKGKRGVTPDTALRLAALFSTSPEFWLNGQRNWDLWHAMRAPSAKVIKRIRPVSTV from the coding sequence ATGGTCCCGCTGAAGTTGAGGTCACCGACTATCACTGATATGACACGTCTGCCATCCAATCGCCCTCCGACACATCCGGGAGAAATGCTTCTGGAGGAATTCCTCAATCCACTTGGCATGACCCAGGTAGAGCTGGCTGAAAAGATTGAAGTCTCCTATCCGCGCGTCAATCAGATTGTAAAAGGGAAAAGGGGAGTTACTCCGGACACCGCTCTTCGCCTCGCTGCTCTATTTAGTACTTCCCCTGAGTTTTGGCTCAATGGTCAGCGTAACTGGGATCTTTGGCATGCGATGAGAGCGCCCTCTGCAAAAGTAATTAAGCGCATTCGCCCGGTTTCTACTGTCTGA
- a CDS encoding DUF4365 domain-containing protein: MPKRPRSHQIETESQRHFDNRIPLEWVVRPVELDYGIDREVEIFDNEETTGLKFYVQLKATDESSLNKALKLRFDHAYGDYYHALDLPVLIVRYHSASKSMYWRWFHSFDSGFDKIAKRSFSFKIPQKNLFNTETSEELKTSVQIYRDLKSPVIETPLEFEVVLSGDSELFDDEYEIQKRLLAASTLSSSGLKISFSDKKPFKVIFESNHVSVRLGDFPGATFHYESRGTGALTSSTIEHDVFVAIGLAFDAHGHFREAASIVKPYVLTSELGAKPVFALQIAFLFARANMLTSALEVADSLMSSEDGVEAVQLYLLPFFAVRKSVSALEQSLGIQLVESIIQTFYSRNDGSNAAILSYNLGNYLRSSGSLKASLKFYLDARRFGPEYAERPYFWKELGGVLFGLEKFQLAEKCYKCSLGLESSRFVEFLHADALLFAGHFDDSARQFNNLLQEGCDTTEAEWSLKHVFAQHIINTVGMRKQKRNRHQYDENFDPSELKSSEIRELSLLILQQDALDSLAWFNLGGTFNEDGNYAEAFLCYLAASMIRPNDVDAWENAFVLSLREENKQYFELVILTAYQFNGAEFLVRISDQASEKRPELLSFLMSVLEPVSRDKGEFVLRKHNDDHSWDQSFLLPD; this comes from the coding sequence ATGCCGAAACGACCTAGGTCGCACCAGATAGAGACAGAATCTCAGCGGCACTTCGACAATCGTATCCCTCTCGAATGGGTAGTGAGGCCAGTCGAACTAGACTATGGGATTGACCGTGAGGTAGAAATATTTGACAACGAAGAAACCACCGGTCTAAAATTCTATGTGCAGCTAAAGGCAACAGACGAAAGCAGCCTTAACAAAGCACTTAAACTCAGATTCGATCACGCCTATGGAGACTACTACCATGCGTTAGATCTGCCGGTTCTAATTGTTCGATATCACTCTGCCAGTAAAAGCATGTATTGGCGGTGGTTTCACAGCTTCGATTCCGGCTTTGATAAGATTGCCAAAAGATCATTTAGCTTTAAGATCCCTCAAAAAAACCTATTCAACACGGAGACTTCAGAAGAACTAAAGACATCTGTCCAAATCTATCGGGATCTGAAATCCCCCGTCATTGAGACACCTCTAGAATTCGAGGTTGTTCTATCTGGCGACTCTGAGCTGTTTGATGACGAATATGAAATTCAAAAGCGACTATTGGCTGCTTCCACTCTTTCTTCGTCAGGGTTGAAAATCTCGTTTTCTGACAAAAAGCCGTTCAAGGTCATCTTTGAGTCTAACCACGTTTCTGTTCGGCTTGGAGACTTTCCCGGTGCGACGTTTCACTACGAATCAAGGGGAACGGGAGCCCTGACAAGCAGCACCATCGAGCACGACGTTTTTGTGGCGATTGGTCTGGCATTTGATGCCCATGGACATTTCAGAGAGGCAGCATCAATCGTCAAACCCTACGTATTGACATCAGAGCTGGGTGCCAAGCCTGTTTTTGCTTTACAAATTGCGTTTCTGTTTGCAAGGGCAAACATGTTGACGTCGGCGTTGGAGGTTGCGGACAGCCTGATGAGTAGTGAAGACGGTGTGGAGGCGGTCCAGTTATATTTGCTTCCGTTTTTCGCCGTTCGGAAAAGTGTTTCGGCTTTAGAACAGAGCCTCGGAATCCAACTGGTTGAGAGCATTATTCAAACATTCTATTCGCGGAATGATGGTTCCAACGCAGCAATATTGTCATATAACCTGGGCAATTATTTACGAAGCTCTGGAAGCCTGAAGGCCTCCTTGAAATTCTACTTGGATGCAAGAAGATTCGGTCCTGAATATGCCGAACGTCCATACTTTTGGAAGGAACTAGGTGGAGTGCTATTTGGCTTGGAGAAGTTCCAACTTGCTGAAAAGTGCTACAAATGCTCTCTAGGTCTAGAATCCAGCCGTTTCGTCGAATTCCTTCATGCTGACGCGCTTCTTTTTGCCGGTCATTTCGATGATTCCGCACGACAGTTTAACAACTTATTACAGGAGGGTTGTGATACTACTGAGGCCGAATGGTCTCTGAAGCATGTTTTCGCTCAGCACATTATCAATACAGTTGGCATGCGGAAGCAAAAAAGGAATCGACATCAATACGACGAGAATTTTGATCCTAGCGAATTGAAAAGCTCAGAAATCCGCGAGTTGTCCCTCTTGATATTGCAGCAAGATGCTCTGGATTCATTGGCATGGTTCAATCTTGGCGGCACATTTAATGAAGATGGCAATTACGCCGAAGCGTTCCTCTGCTATCTGGCCGCTTCCATGATTCGTCCAAATGATGTCGATGCTTGGGAAAATGCTTTTGTACTGTCGCTTCGAGAAGAAAACAAACAGTATTTCGAACTGGTAATCCTGACCGCCTACCAGTTCAATGGGGCAGAATTCTTAGTAAGAATCTCAGATCAAGCATCCGAAAAAAGGCCAGAGCTGTTGAGCTTCCTCATGAGCGTCCTTGAACCCGTATCTCGAGATAAGGGCGAGTTCGTCCTGAGAAAGCACAATGACGACCACAGTTGGGACCAATCCTTTTTACTGCCAGATTGA
- a CDS encoding integron integrase — MFHTACRRRGLAATTERLYFQWVRRYVRFNGLTHPQDLEADNVREFLSWLATDREVAASTQNQALNALVFLYREVLRVDLEEFDSFVRAKRHRHLPVVLTQLEARLLMGFLTGTAGLVARLLYGSGLRVSEGVQLRVKDIDFDGRMLHLVHTKSGKGRKTLLPERLVAPLHTHLRRVRQIHSQDLVQGHGRAPLPRAFARKSSSAATSWSWQYVFPSVRRSEEDGCRYHVSQSSVQKMVRKAARAAGLTKRVSCHTLRHSFATHLLESGYDIRTVQELLGHADVRTTMIYTHVLGRGHHIRSPLDWEGR; from the coding sequence ATGTTCCATACAGCCTGCAGGCGTCGGGGTCTGGCAGCGACAACGGAGCGCCTGTATTTCCAATGGGTGCGGCGGTACGTCCGTTTCAATGGCCTGACGCATCCGCAGGATCTGGAGGCAGACAATGTCCGGGAGTTCCTGTCATGGCTGGCAACCGACCGGGAAGTGGCCGCATCTACCCAGAATCAGGCGCTTAATGCGCTGGTTTTCCTCTACAGGGAAGTCCTGCGGGTCGACCTGGAAGAGTTCGACTCGTTCGTGCGAGCCAAACGGCACCGCCATCTGCCGGTTGTGCTCACGCAACTGGAGGCGCGCCTGCTCATGGGTTTCCTCACGGGCACAGCGGGGCTGGTGGCGCGGTTGCTTTATGGGTCGGGGCTCCGCGTATCCGAAGGGGTGCAATTGCGGGTAAAGGACATCGATTTCGATGGACGGATGTTGCATCTGGTCCACACGAAAAGTGGAAAAGGGCGCAAAACGCTGCTTCCGGAGCGGCTGGTCGCGCCGCTTCACACCCATTTGAGACGGGTTCGTCAAATCCACTCGCAGGACTTGGTTCAGGGGCATGGACGTGCTCCATTACCGCGTGCGTTCGCCCGGAAGTCGTCTTCGGCTGCCACGTCCTGGTCCTGGCAGTATGTGTTTCCGAGCGTACGGAGGTCCGAGGAGGACGGGTGCCGGTATCATGTATCGCAGAGTTCCGTCCAGAAAATGGTCCGGAAGGCGGCTCGCGCTGCAGGGCTGACGAAGCGGGTGAGCTGCCATACGCTTCGGCACAGTTTTGCGACGCATTTGCTCGAGTCGGGCTACGATATCCGGACCGTCCAGGAGTTATTGGGTCACGCAGATGTACGCACAACAATGATCTATACGCACGTTCTCGGCCGTGGGCACCACATTCGCAGTCCGCTGGACTGGGAGGGGCGCTGA
- a CDS encoding type II toxin-antitoxin system RelE/ParE family toxin yields MIVSFANKASEDIFDGKRSKQASKVCPAELWRIATRKLDQLNQAEYLEDLKVPPGNRLEKLKGDRSGQHSIRINDQYRVCFIWTDHGPAEVEVTDYH; encoded by the coding sequence ATGATTGTATCCTTCGCCAATAAGGCTTCCGAAGACATTTTCGACGGCAAGCGCTCCAAACAGGCCAGCAAGGTCTGTCCGGCTGAGTTGTGGAGGATTGCCACTCGCAAACTGGACCAACTGAACCAGGCCGAGTATCTCGAGGACCTTAAAGTCCCGCCAGGCAATCGTCTCGAAAAGCTCAAAGGTGATCGATCCGGTCAACACAGCATCAGAATCAACGACCAATACCGCGTTTGCTTCATCTGGACTGATCATGGTCCCGCTGAAGTTGAGGTCACCGACTATCACTGA